CGGTTTCTGTTTGTGGAGTATCCCCACCTCAAGCAAGTCCTCAAACGCCCGCTGGCTTCCAAAAACGCCAGCCTCCCGGTGCCTTTTGCCGCGTTTTGGCACACAGACACCTTGTTAGCGCGCATCAAAGAAGCACATATTGAAGGTAAGGAAACTGTTCAAGGTCGTCCCGCTCAACGCATTCGTGTCGTGACCACAGACGGCACGGTCGCTCAGATTTGGGTCGCTGATAACATCATTTGGCAAGTCCGTGCGACCGTAGATGGCAAACGCCTCGTGCGGCAAACGCCGACAAAAAGCGACCAACCTAACCCCTTTATAGAAGCCATGAAGCAAACGACCTTCACGACGACCATCAAGTTTGGACGGGTGAATTTCAATGTCTCCCTGCCTGCTGGCATGTTTGCCTACAAACCGCCAGTGGGTTTCAAGGTCGTGGAGGCGCTGCAAATGCCGAGCAATGCCATGGCACCGTTGCCTTCCCCATCCGCTAAACCGTGAGTTCACGGATGAGCGCACTGACGGAGCGGTTCTCGTGGATGTTGCGAATAGCTTGCGCAAGCAGAGGGGCAACGGAGAGGACAGTGATTTGAGACAAACGCTTGTCCGGCGGCAACGGGATCGTGTCCGTCACGACCAACTCCTTGATGGGCGAACGGCGCAGCCGCTCTATGGCAGGACCTGAGAGAACGGGATGGGTGCAACAGGCGTAAACTTCTTCAGCCCCCTCTTGCATCAACGCTTGCGCCGCTTGCGTGATGGTGCCGGCGGTGTCCACGATGTCGTCCACCAGAATCGCCCGTTTGCCGCGCACTTCACCGATGATAGCGACCATCTCACTTTTATTGGCATCGGGGCGGTGTTTGGCAAAAATTGCCAAGCCAGCCTGTAACATGTGAGCGAACAGCGTAGCGCGCTCTACCCCCCCAACATCCGGTGAGACCACCACCACATCGTCCGCAAATAGCCCTTTAGCGCGCAAGTATTGCGCCAGCAGCGGACCTGCAGGTAAGTTGTCTACGGGGATGTCAAAGAAACCTTGAATTTGACCGGCATGCAAGTCAATGGAGAAGATGCGGTCTGCACCGGCAACAGTCAGCAGATTGGCGACCAGTTTAGCGGAAATTGGTTCTCGCGGGCGTACCTTACGGTCTTGGCGGGCATAGCCGTAATAAGGTATCACAGCGACCACGCGCGCCGCTGACGCCCGCTTAAAGGCGTCAATCATGACGAGCAGTTCCATCAAGTTTTCGTTGACCGGCGGGCATGTCGGCTGAACGATGAAGACATCGGACCCCCGTACATTTTCGCGGATTTGCACCCGCACCTCGCCGTCGCTGAACCGACTGACGAGGATGTCGCCTAAAGGCACTCCCAGCGCGTGGGCGACGGCTTGTGCTAATGCAGGGTTCGCGTTACCGGAAAACAGTTTCAACTCGTCCGACATCGTCGTTCCCGCCTCCTAACTTTACATCGCCACTTGCCGGCTCAAGGAGCATCTCCCTATGATAGCACAAGCGCCGATGGGCAGCCCTTCCCGTGCTGAAGGGCTGTGGCATAATAGTTAGTGCTGACAAGCGGCGTCAGTGGCGGGCGTAGCTCAGGGGTTAGAGCGTCAGGCTGTGGCCCTGAAGGTCGCGGGTTCAAATCCCGCCGCTCGCCCCATAACCACGGCGTCCTCTCGCAATCCTGTGCACTTTTTGAACCATGCGCCCGTAGCTCAGCCTGGAGAGAGCCGGGGAGTTCTAATCCCTGGGTCGGGGGTTCAAATCCCTCCGGGCGCATTGCCAAGGGCACGCGCAGTGGCGTGACAGCAGCAACCTGCTTCCCCTGCGGGGCTCAAGCGCCCAGCAGCGCTCCGACGGTGCTGGGAGGGCTCAACGCCTATGCGCTCTCACCTCGCTCCACGCGCGTTGGCGCTTTCGTGC
The DNA window shown above is from bacterium HR17 and carries:
- the lolA gene encoding Outer-membrane lipoprotein carrier protein produces the protein MRLAGWLFLFLATLLTAKVLIGQPQDAKAMLEAVARRYEGAKTLVLTGTVVNVTRSPQQEVTVTNRFTVHIQRPNRFRVVVEVALPQGGKQRQLFVADGRFLFVEYPHLKQVLKRPLASKNASLPVPFAAFWHTDTLLARIKEAHIEGKETVQGRPAQRIRVVTTDGTVAQIWVADNIIWQVRATVDGKRLVRQTPTKSDQPNPFIEAMKQTTFTTTIKFGRVNFNVSLPAGMFAYKPPVGFKVVEALQMPSNAMAPLPSPSAKP
- the prs gene encoding Ribose-phosphate pyrophosphokinase; the protein is MSDELKLFSGNANPALAQAVAHALGVPLGDILVSRFSDGEVRVQIRENVRGSDVFIVQPTCPPVNENLMELLVMIDAFKRASAARVVAVIPYYGYARQDRKVRPREPISAKLVANLLTVAGADRIFSIDLHAGQIQGFFDIPVDNLPAGPLLAQYLRAKGLFADDVVVVSPDVGGVERATLFAHMLQAGLAIFAKHRPDANKSEMVAIIGEVRGKRAILVDDIVDTAGTITQAAQALMQEGAEEVYACCTHPVLSGPAIERLRRSPIKELVVTDTIPLPPDKRLSQITVLSVAPLLAQAIRNIHENRSVSALIRELTV